In Nocardioides dokdonensis FR1436, the following are encoded in one genomic region:
- a CDS encoding DUF1003 domain-containing protein, with amino-acid sequence MAEQQRRSRLDTPRDTRRQLVRRPAVDADTFGVFAEQFARFMGTASFLLYMTLFVAFWLLFNVLSPDGIRFDDYPFIFLTLMLSLQASYAAPLILLAQNRQEQRDKVIAEQDRQANTRAHADMEFLAREVASLRMSVGEVATRDFVRSELRALLAELDERDETSTTPAEDGSPPRTT; translated from the coding sequence GTGGCTGAGCAGCAGCGGCGCAGCCGTCTCGACACCCCCCGCGACACCCGCCGTCAGCTCGTCCGGCGCCCCGCCGTCGACGCCGACACGTTCGGGGTGTTCGCCGAGCAGTTCGCGCGGTTCATGGGGACCGCGAGCTTCCTGCTCTACATGACGTTGTTCGTGGCCTTCTGGCTGCTGTTCAACGTGCTGTCGCCCGACGGCATCCGCTTCGACGACTACCCCTTCATCTTCCTGACCCTGATGCTCAGCCTGCAGGCGTCGTACGCCGCCCCGCTGATCCTGCTGGCCCAGAACCGCCAGGAGCAGCGCGACAAGGTGATCGCCGAGCAGGACCGCCAGGCGAACACCCGGGCCCACGCCGACATGGAGTTCCTCGCCCGCGAGGTCGCCTCGTTGCGGATGTCGGTCGGCGAGGTGGCCACCCGGGACTTCGTGCGCAGCGAGCTGCGTGCCCTGCTGGCCGAGCTCGACGAGCGCGACGAGACGTCCACCACCCCCGCCGAGGACGGTTCCCCGCCCCGGACCACCTAG
- a CDS encoding Mrp/NBP35 family ATP-binding protein yields MSSPSLDQVQAALATVNDPEIKRPITDLGMVGSVEISEAGVVTLTVLLTVSGCPLKETITRDVTTAVSKVPGVTDVDLTLGVMNDEQRAGLKETLNGGKAQREIPFAQPGSLTKVFAIASGKGGVGKSSVTVNLALAMAKEGFKVGVVDADIYGHSVPAMLGVADSRPTQVDDLIMPVPTPSGVSVISIGMLKPRRDQVVAWRGPMLDRALVQMLADVYWGDLDILLLDLPPGTGDVAISLGQHLPGAEVVVVTTPQEAAAEVAERAGTMASMMHQRVVGVIENMSFLPCPHCAEDGVEHRLEIFGSGGGARVAATLSGRFGYDVPVLGEIPLDVSLREGGDSGKPIVDSDPTAPAAQVLSSVATRLAGRGRGLAGMQLGLTPTRSA; encoded by the coding sequence ATGAGCAGTCCCTCCCTCGACCAGGTCCAGGCCGCACTCGCGACAGTCAACGACCCCGAGATCAAGCGCCCGATCACCGACCTCGGCATGGTCGGCTCCGTCGAGATCTCGGAGGCGGGGGTGGTCACGCTGACCGTCCTGCTGACGGTCTCCGGATGCCCGCTGAAGGAGACCATCACCCGCGACGTGACCACGGCCGTCTCCAAGGTGCCCGGCGTCACCGACGTCGACCTCACGCTCGGGGTGATGAACGACGAGCAGCGCGCCGGGCTGAAGGAGACGCTCAACGGCGGCAAGGCGCAGCGCGAGATCCCCTTCGCCCAGCCCGGCTCGCTGACCAAGGTCTTCGCGATCGCGAGCGGCAAGGGCGGTGTCGGCAAGTCGTCGGTGACGGTGAACCTCGCCCTGGCGATGGCCAAGGAGGGGTTCAAGGTCGGCGTCGTCGATGCCGACATCTACGGCCACTCGGTGCCGGCCATGCTCGGCGTGGCCGACTCGCGACCGACCCAGGTCGACGACCTCATCATGCCGGTCCCCACGCCCTCCGGCGTCTCCGTCATCTCGATCGGCATGCTCAAGCCGCGCCGCGACCAGGTGGTCGCCTGGCGCGGACCGATGCTCGACCGCGCCCTCGTGCAGATGCTCGCCGACGTCTACTGGGGCGACCTCGACATCCTGCTGCTCGACCTGCCGCCGGGCACCGGCGACGTCGCGATCTCCCTGGGCCAGCACCTGCCGGGCGCCGAGGTCGTCGTGGTCACCACGCCCCAGGAGGCCGCGGCCGAGGTGGCCGAGCGGGCCGGGACGATGGCGTCGATGATGCACCAGCGCGTCGTGGGCGTCATCGAGAACATGAGCTTCCTGCCCTGCCCGCACTGCGCCGAGGACGGCGTCGAGCACCGCCTCGAGATCTTCGGCAGCGGCGGCGGCGCCCGGGTCGCCGCGACCCTGTCGGGCCGCTTCGGCTACGACGTGCCCGTGCTGGGCGAGATCCCGCTCGACGTGTCGCTGCGCGAGGGGGGCGACTCCGGCAAGCCGATCGTCGACTCGGACCCGACCGCGCCCGCCGCCCAGGTGCTCTCGTCCGTCGCCACCCGCCTGGCCGGCCGCGGTCGCGGCCTGGCCGGCATGCAGCTCGGACTGACGCCGACGCGCTCGGCCTAG
- a CDS encoding sec-independent translocase produces the protein MFGIGLAELAVIALVAIFVFGPEKVPELARQAGQWMRTAKKFANNARDELREELGPEYADLELRDLDPRTIVRKHIIEAMEDADDEDEREQRRPGFQPLDEGELPPYDLEAT, from the coding sequence GTGTTCGGAATCGGGCTGGCGGAGCTGGCGGTCATCGCGCTCGTCGCCATCTTCGTCTTCGGGCCCGAGAAGGTCCCCGAGCTGGCTCGTCAGGCCGGGCAGTGGATGAGGACGGCGAAGAAGTTCGCCAACAACGCCCGCGACGAGCTGCGCGAGGAGCTCGGTCCCGAGTACGCCGACCTCGAGCTGCGCGACCTCGACCCGCGCACCATCGTGCGCAAGCACATCATCGAGGCGATGGAGGACGCCGACGACGAGGACGAGCGCGAGCAGCGCCGCCCCGGCTTCCAGCCCCTCGACGAGGGCGAGCTGCCGCCCTACGACCTCGAGGCGACCTGA
- a CDS encoding LysM peptidoglycan-binding domain-containing protein, whose product MIAIGSAPRRRCLLVWTGATAAAALLLALLVPGVLAGGSDFADLLVRCCAAVLAGCVAWAWLVTSVVVLEAVRGQGAPAPAPGCPWGLRSLVLRACGLALAGVAVSALCPAQATPDSLQQGSAVNATLGGDPLVGLPLPDRAPGGARRARTVTVAPGDTLWGLAARRLPDACDAAVAEYWPRVHRANRAVVGADPDLLRPGQLLRLPPPPPAS is encoded by the coding sequence ATGATCGCCATCGGATCCGCCCCGCGCAGGCGTTGCCTGCTCGTCTGGACCGGCGCCACCGCCGCCGCGGCGCTGCTCCTCGCGCTGCTGGTGCCCGGCGTGCTCGCCGGCGGCAGCGACTTCGCCGACCTGCTGGTGCGGTGCTGCGCCGCGGTCTTGGCCGGCTGCGTCGCCTGGGCCTGGCTGGTCACGAGCGTGGTCGTGCTCGAGGCAGTGCGCGGCCAGGGCGCACCCGCACCGGCGCCCGGGTGCCCCTGGGGCCTGCGCAGCCTGGTGCTGCGGGCCTGCGGCCTGGCCCTGGCCGGTGTCGCGGTGTCGGCCCTCTGCCCGGCCCAGGCGACCCCCGACTCGCTGCAGCAGGGCAGCGCCGTCAACGCGACGCTCGGCGGCGACCCGCTGGTCGGGCTTCCCCTGCCCGACCGCGCCCCCGGAGGCGCCCGGCGCGCGCGCACCGTCACCGTGGCGCCGGGCGACACCCTCTGGGGCCTCGCCGCCCGTCGTCTCCCCGACGCGTGTGACGCCGCCGTCGCGGAGTACTGGCCGCGGGTGCACCGCGCCAACCGTGCGGTGGTCGGGGCGGATCCCGACCTGCTCCGGCCCGGCCAGCTGCTGCGGCTGCCGCCCCCACCCCCGGCCTCGTGA
- a CDS encoding Rv3235 family protein, with protein sequence MAAPTRFDPVPLAAVQGTLALDLQPRTAPPRPPRARPGSSAGPGQVLPIDQRARREGEQWAGTFAQAVVEVVGGDRPSSQLVRWTSRTVHEDLTRRAQLVARAGGHQPGVARVQPVRPQVLSVHTCFPCRDVLEASVHVAYGHRSRALAARFERRPGSAGTRTGERWLCTALQFA encoded by the coding sequence ATGGCTGCACCGACCCGCTTCGACCCCGTGCCGCTCGCCGCGGTCCAGGGCACCCTCGCCCTCGACCTGCAACCGCGTACGGCGCCGCCGCGGCCACCGCGGGCGCGTCCGGGCTCGAGCGCCGGTCCGGGTCAGGTGCTGCCCATCGACCAGCGCGCCCGTCGCGAGGGCGAGCAGTGGGCCGGCACCTTCGCCCAGGCGGTCGTCGAGGTGGTCGGCGGCGACCGGCCCTCCTCACAGCTGGTGCGGTGGACCAGCCGCACCGTGCACGAGGACCTCACCCGACGGGCCCAGCTCGTGGCCCGGGCCGGCGGCCACCAGCCGGGCGTGGCCCGGGTGCAGCCGGTGCGGCCGCAGGTGCTGAGCGTGCACACCTGCTTCCCGTGCCGCGACGTCCTCGAGGCGAGCGTGCACGTGGCCTACGGGCACCGCTCCCGCGCACTGGCGGCCCGCTTCGAGCGGCGCCCCGGCAGCGCCGGGACGCGCACTGGAGAGCGGTGGCTGTGCACCGCTCTCCAGTTCGCCTGA